Proteins co-encoded in one Pristiophorus japonicus isolate sPriJap1 chromosome 30, sPriJap1.hap1, whole genome shotgun sequence genomic window:
- the LOC139240207 gene encoding mothers against decapentaplegic homolog 6-like, translating to MFGSRRSGVVRRLWRSRCSVVNPRSAGGGGESGQNAEDPHSSLKPVIHSFFKRLHDEQLELLARAVEGRGTDGRTGCVPFPRSELRLGKQSYSPQVLSCKLFRWPDLRHPHQLKWLCICDCFYGDNATVCCNPYHFSRLCEPETPPPPYSKLLPGNNRKNIDDLIEDESDHEHRAHEPSNNTNEDWTDFGVSPWGARETHWCSVAYWEHRTRVGRLYAVREPSVGVFCDLPRGDGFCLGLLHADGRHEMVRRTRGKIGGGILLSKERDGVWAYNRSEHPIFVNSPTLGLPHARTTSVHKVLPGYSVKVFDYKRSCALQRTAGADYPDGPYDPNSVRISFAKGWGPCYSRQFVTSCPCWLEILLNRT from the exons ATGTTCGGGTCCAGACGGTCGGGTGTTGTCCGGAGACTGTGGAGGAGTCGTTGCTCGGTTGTGAACCCCagatcagcaggaggaggaggagagagcgggCAGAATGCAGAGGACCCACACAGCAGTCTGAAACCCGTCATCCACTCCTTCTTCAAGAGGCTGCATGACGAGCAGCTGGAGCTGCTGGCCAGGGCGGTAGAAGGCAGGGGTACCGACGGCCGCACTGGCTGCGTGCCTTTCCCTCGGAGCGAACTGCGTCTCGGCAAGCAGAGCTACAGCCCCCAGGTGCTGTCCTGCAAACTCTTCCGCTGGCCTGACCTCCGCCACCCGCACCAGCTCAAGTGGCTGTGCATCTGCGACTGCTTCTACGGCGATAATGCCACGGTGTGCTGCAACCCATACCACTTCAGCAGGCTGTGTGAGCCAG AAACTCCACCGCCTCCCTACTCCAAACTATTGCCAGGCAACAATCGGAAGAACATTGATG ACCTTATTGAAGACGAGTCTGACCATGAACACCGGGCGCATGAGCCTTCGAACAACACGAATGAAGACTGGACAG aTTTTGGCGTGTCTCCCTGGGGGGCCAGGGAGACGCACTGGTGCAGCGTGGCCTACTGGGAGCACCGCACGCGGGTGGGCCGCCTCTACGCGGTGCGCGAGCCCTCGGTCGGCGTCTTCTGCGACCTGCCCCGCGGCGACGGCTTCTGTCTGGGCCTGCTGCACGCCGACGGCCGCCACGAGATGGTGCGGCGGACCCGGGGCAAGATCGGCGGCGGCATCCTGCTGAGCAAGGAGCGGGACGGCGTGTGGGCCTACAACCGCAGCGAGCACCCCATCTTTGTCAACTCCCCCACCCTGGGCCTGCCCCACGCCCGCACCACGTCCGTGCACAAAGTGCTGCCTGGCTACTCCGTCAAGGTCTTCGACTACAAGCGCTCGTGCGCCCTGCAGCGGACGGCGGGCGCCGATTACCCGGACGGGCCGTACGACCCCAACAGCGTCCGCATCAGCTTTGCCAAGGGCTGGGGCCCCTGCTACTCCAGGCAGTTCGTCACCTCCTGCCCGTGTTGGCTGGAGATACTGTTGAATCGCACTTGA